One Fuerstiella marisgermanici DNA window includes the following coding sequences:
- a CDS encoding KpsF/GutQ family sugar-phosphate isomerase: MPSSAHDRPDVIPLSHLEQLRDAEAILRQEADALHEVAGSITTTFSDAVRLIQHAPGSVIVTGVGKAGLIGQKIVATMASTGTRAYFLHPTEAVHGDLGCVGKGDVVLALSNSGGSEEVLRLLPVLKRLQVPVVAITRDLNNGLARSADVVISLGRHTEAGELRLAPSVSTTVMLALGDALALVLSKAKGFTENDFAIFHPAGSLGRKLQPVSEIMRSGDDFRVACETETVRDVLVELSRPGRRTGAVVLTDHQGRLSGIFTDSDLARLFEKRREHLVDGPMSAVMTARPTTTVPDTLLPDAVQLMSQRKISELPVVDEDGMPLGLIDITDIIDCGIAIDTDFGSSSDSSNVAQSA; this comes from the coding sequence ATGCCTTCATCGGCACACGACCGGCCGGACGTCATTCCGCTCAGCCATCTGGAACAGCTTCGCGATGCCGAAGCAATTCTACGGCAGGAAGCGGACGCGTTGCATGAAGTCGCTGGCTCAATCACGACCACGTTTTCCGACGCGGTGAGGCTGATTCAACACGCACCGGGCAGCGTCATTGTGACGGGTGTCGGCAAGGCTGGGTTAATCGGCCAGAAGATCGTCGCCACGATGGCCAGCACGGGCACGCGCGCGTATTTTCTGCATCCAACCGAAGCGGTCCACGGAGACCTGGGCTGCGTCGGCAAAGGCGATGTGGTGCTGGCGTTGTCAAACAGCGGCGGGTCCGAAGAAGTGCTGCGACTGTTGCCCGTGCTGAAGCGGTTGCAGGTGCCAGTCGTCGCGATCACACGAGATCTCAACAACGGTCTGGCTCGCAGCGCAGACGTGGTGATTTCGCTTGGTCGTCATACCGAAGCTGGTGAGCTACGACTGGCACCCAGCGTTAGTACAACCGTCATGCTGGCTTTAGGCGATGCTTTAGCGTTGGTGTTGAGCAAAGCGAAGGGCTTTACGGAAAACGATTTCGCGATCTTTCATCCGGCGGGAAGTTTGGGCCGAAAGCTTCAACCGGTCAGTGAAATCATGCGCAGCGGCGACGACTTTCGCGTGGCCTGTGAAACGGAAACCGTGCGCGACGTTCTTGTGGAACTAAGCCGCCCCGGCCGCCGAACGGGTGCTGTTGTGCTGACCGACCATCAGGGACGCCTGTCCGGAATCTTCACCGATAGTGACCTGGCTCGCCTGTTCGAAAAACGGCGCGAGCATTTAGTTGACGGTCCGATGTCTGCTGTCATGACGGCTCGACCCACAACGACGGTTCCTGACACACTTCTGCCTGACGCCGTCCAATTGATGTCGCAGCGAAAGATCAGCGAACTGCCGGTGGTCGACGAAGACGGAATGCCCCTGGGCCTGATCGACATCACTGACATCATCGACTGCGGCATCGCCATCGACACGGACTTTGGTTCGTCGAGCGATTCATCCAACGTGGCCCAGAGTGCGTAG
- a CDS encoding NAD-dependent epimerase/dehydratase family protein codes for MAKCLVTGGAGFIGSHLTERLLEAGHHVVVLDNLSTGRAVNLDAVCDHPNLTIRTGSITDSVLLGEVVHGVEIIYHLAAAVGVKLVADDPVRTIETNIYPTEQLLRFAASGNVKKFFLASTSEVYGKHPGDAWVEDDDLHLGPTSRPRWAYGCSKAIDEFLALAYFQKYGLGVTIGRFFNVVGPRQVGNYGMVVPRFVEAALNGGTVTVYDDGSQVRCFGHVNEVVKCVHALVEEDGAEGRVFNIGSDQAVSILELAQRVIAKVDPKVDIRFVPYGEAYGDDFEDVQRRVPNTNRLLETIGQRPTMPLDDILDSIIAWKKAGMAQSADGPVK; via the coding sequence ATGGCGAAATGCCTTGTCACCGGCGGAGCCGGGTTTATTGGAAGTCACCTCACAGAACGATTGCTGGAGGCTGGTCATCACGTCGTCGTACTGGACAACCTCAGTACTGGTCGAGCCGTCAATTTGGACGCAGTCTGCGATCATCCCAACCTGACGATTCGCACGGGGTCCATTACTGATTCCGTGTTGCTGGGGGAAGTTGTTCACGGTGTCGAAATCATTTACCACCTGGCGGCTGCCGTTGGCGTGAAACTGGTCGCCGACGACCCGGTGCGCACCATCGAGACCAATATCTATCCCACCGAACAGCTTCTCCGATTCGCGGCGTCCGGAAACGTGAAGAAGTTCTTTCTGGCGTCCACGAGTGAAGTTTACGGCAAGCATCCGGGCGATGCGTGGGTCGAAGACGACGACCTGCATTTGGGCCCGACCAGCCGACCGCGCTGGGCTTATGGTTGTTCAAAAGCGATCGACGAATTCCTCGCGCTGGCTTACTTTCAGAAGTATGGCCTCGGTGTCACGATCGGCCGTTTCTTCAACGTGGTCGGCCCCAGACAGGTTGGCAATTACGGGATGGTCGTGCCTCGGTTTGTCGAAGCGGCTCTCAACGGCGGCACGGTGACGGTTTATGACGATGGTTCGCAGGTGCGTTGTTTCGGCCACGTCAACGAAGTCGTCAAGTGCGTGCATGCATTGGTCGAAGAAGACGGTGCGGAAGGTCGAGTCTTCAACATCGGCAGCGATCAGGCAGTGTCGATTCTGGAATTGGCACAGCGAGTGATTGCAAAGGTCGACCCCAAGGTTGACATCCGTTTTGTTCCTTATGGCGAAGCCTACGGTGACGATTTTGAAGACGTTCAGCGGCGAGTGCCCAACACAAATCGCCTGCTGGAAACAATCGGCCAACGTCCCACAATGCCGCTGGATGACATTCTGGACAGCATCATCGCGTGGAAGAAAGCTGGGATGGCTCAGTCGGCGGACGGCCCCGTCAAGTAG
- a CDS encoding hemolysin family protein, with translation MSVWIAEIESASAFSNVLMLALAIFLVALNGFFVAAEFALVKVRGSQIEELVRQRKPFSGTAKWLADRLEDSLSACQLGITMASLALGWVGEPAFSHLVQPVLKYAGVESEAVLHTIGFAIAFTFITGLHLVIGEQAPKIFAIRRPEQMVLWCAVPMKFFYVMSYPLLISLNAATTLILKRLGVEGAGHEAPHSEDEIRALLREARIHGDVTHSEQRLIDAVFEFDDTICRRVMVPRADVEFFTFDQTLPECLDQARRSRHTRFPLCDGSLDTVVGVVHIKNLIGQKDDDDFDLKSLARPPKTVPENMPISKLLRHFQGTRQHMAFVADEYSNIIGIVTLENVLEQIVGPVQDEFDLETPEIVPDGPGQYIVQGGTPIDVVEKVLNLYRSDDDVDTFSGLLMNRHGEILESGDRIQLDGAMAEVLDVKGARAERIRVTLDDSPAAQDFNDNQNGTGAGA, from the coding sequence ATGTCCGTTTGGATTGCCGAAATTGAGTCGGCGTCTGCGTTTTCCAATGTCCTGATGTTGGCCCTCGCCATTTTTCTGGTGGCGTTGAATGGCTTTTTCGTCGCCGCCGAGTTCGCTCTGGTAAAGGTGCGCGGCAGCCAGATTGAAGAACTGGTGCGACAGCGCAAGCCGTTTTCCGGCACCGCCAAATGGCTGGCCGACCGCCTGGAAGATTCTCTTTCGGCATGTCAGTTGGGCATCACCATGGCGTCGCTGGCACTGGGCTGGGTAGGTGAGCCCGCGTTTTCTCATTTGGTGCAGCCGGTTCTAAAGTACGCCGGCGTCGAATCCGAAGCCGTTTTGCACACAATCGGATTCGCAATCGCGTTCACATTCATCACCGGCCTGCATCTGGTGATTGGCGAGCAGGCTCCGAAGATCTTTGCGATCCGTCGACCAGAACAAATGGTTCTGTGGTGCGCAGTGCCGATGAAGTTTTTCTACGTCATGTCTTATCCACTTTTAATTAGTCTGAACGCGGCTACGACCCTAATTTTGAAACGTCTGGGTGTGGAGGGGGCTGGGCACGAAGCGCCGCACAGCGAAGACGAAATCCGTGCGCTTCTGCGAGAAGCCCGAATTCATGGCGATGTGACTCATAGCGAACAACGTCTGATCGATGCCGTGTTCGAATTCGACGACACCATTTGCCGTCGCGTCATGGTCCCGCGCGCTGATGTGGAATTCTTCACGTTTGACCAAACGTTGCCAGAATGTCTGGACCAGGCTCGCCGGTCGCGACATACGCGGTTTCCTTTGTGCGACGGATCACTGGACACCGTGGTCGGCGTTGTCCACATCAAGAATCTGATCGGACAGAAGGACGATGACGACTTCGATCTAAAATCGTTGGCTCGCCCACCCAAGACGGTGCCGGAAAATATGCCGATCAGCAAATTGCTGCGACATTTTCAGGGCACTCGGCAACACATGGCTTTCGTGGCGGACGAATACAGCAACATCATCGGCATCGTGACACTGGAAAACGTGCTGGAACAAATTGTCGGCCCGGTGCAGGATGAGTTTGATCTGGAGACGCCTGAAATCGTTCCTGACGGACCAGGCCAGTACATCGTGCAGGGCGGCACGCCGATTGACGTGGTTGAAAAAGTCCTGAACCTGTATCGATCGGACGACGACGTCGACACGTTCTCCGGCTTACTCATGAATCGGCACGGTGAGATTCTGGAATCGGGCGACCGCATTCAGCTTGATGGTGCTATGGCCGAAGTTCTCGACGTGAAGGGAGCTCGCGCAGAACGTATCCGAGTCACGCTGGATGACAGTCCCGCAGCGCAGGATTTTAACGACAATCAAAACGGAACCGGCGCTGGTGCGTGA
- a CDS encoding esterase/lipase family protein gives MSKRFEVPVDITTAGGRLSSATANTWRLGAFACVVFLSCSEIPVMSDEQKPAVPPSDVVQPTAEPQSSGSTYPGGIFTMGGRQLWGDVAFFRGWRIQHNVLTGRYRLLDAADFRHESGSLAECEHKLKTIRNELNLPDMDGNAVLLIHGIGRSSKCFSGMAKSLRNDGYVVVPFEYPSTRVSIPTSADYLRSVVQSLEGIDRIDVVCHSMGGLLLRTYLSQHKAPRFRRAVLLGVPNNGAEMADMLKNNPLFKAVLGPAGQQLVTDDEGLIRQLPSPDFEFGVVAGGRNGPKGYNPLLPGDNDSTVTVASTRLSGATDFLLLPVIHSFLMTDARSIAATRHFLKHGTFVADRPAQPITGEGVEVVE, from the coding sequence ATGTCGAAGCGATTCGAAGTTCCCGTTGACATCACAACTGCAGGCGGCAGACTTTCTTCAGCAACGGCGAACACGTGGCGACTGGGCGCCTTCGCCTGCGTGGTGTTCCTGTCCTGTTCGGAAATTCCGGTTATGTCTGACGAACAGAAACCTGCCGTTCCGCCATCAGACGTTGTACAACCGACTGCTGAGCCCCAATCATCAGGTTCAACTTATCCGGGCGGCATATTCACGATGGGCGGTCGCCAACTGTGGGGCGACGTTGCGTTTTTCCGAGGCTGGCGGATTCAGCACAACGTTCTGACCGGCCGCTACCGATTGCTGGACGCCGCTGACTTTCGCCACGAAAGCGGTTCGCTGGCAGAATGCGAGCACAAGCTAAAGACGATCCGAAACGAACTGAACCTGCCAGACATGGATGGCAACGCTGTGCTGCTGATCCACGGAATTGGCCGTTCGTCAAAGTGCTTTTCGGGAATGGCAAAGTCACTGCGAAACGACGGTTATGTGGTGGTGCCGTTCGAATATCCCAGCACGCGAGTTTCTATTCCGACGTCGGCCGACTATCTGCGTAGCGTGGTTCAGTCGTTAGAAGGTATCGATCGGATCGACGTCGTGTGCCATTCGATGGGAGGTCTGTTGCTGCGGACGTATCTGTCGCAGCACAAAGCGCCCCGCTTTCGTCGAGCGGTGTTGCTGGGCGTGCCAAACAACGGCGCGGAAATGGCCGACATGCTGAAAAACAATCCGTTGTTCAAAGCGGTTCTGGGCCCCGCCGGGCAGCAGCTCGTCACCGATGATGAGGGATTAATTCGGCAACTGCCGTCGCCTGACTTCGAATTCGGAGTCGTCGCTGGCGGCCGCAATGGGCCGAAGGGCTACAACCCTTTATTGCCTGGCGATAACGACAGCACGGTGACCGTCGCCAGCACGCGACTTTCCGGCGCCACCGATTTTCTGTTGCTGCCAGTCATTCATTCCTTCCTAATGACCGACGCTCGCAGCATCGCGGCCACTCGCCATTTCCTGAAACACGGCACGTTCGTCGCCGACCGACCGGCTCAACCAATTACTGGTGAAGGCGTTGAGGTCGTCGAGTAG
- a CDS encoding DHH family phosphoesterase: MALPRQTRSDQLLNVVKDYEHIAVVTHDNPDPDAVSAGWAVCRLIRKSLDRQPRLIGGGDILRAENRHMMNLLQPPIELMQQFQPQERTAAILVDCGLQVAGHLLTSPNVRTVAVIDHHQTGSKPDIPFVDIRPRMAASATMTSGYLREQKLEPGERLATALLYAIRTETCGNEFRHTREDRSVILWLTRFANPEWLAAIESAPLPRGYFADLVLALQNTFLYDQSAFCLLPRAEGQEIVGEVADLLIRCEGVEQVFCGAAIADDLLCSVRTENELDSAAELVQATLHGLGFGGGHIHRAGGKVSNISKRNFAGKLEDELRERWLKACKVNRKRGTRLISRKEIVGSLTGKVL, translated from the coding sequence ATGGCCTTACCCAGGCAAACTCGATCCGATCAACTTCTGAACGTTGTGAAGGACTACGAACATATCGCCGTCGTCACGCACGACAACCCGGACCCGGATGCTGTTTCGGCCGGCTGGGCCGTCTGCCGCCTGATACGGAAATCGCTGGATCGTCAGCCGAGACTCATCGGAGGAGGCGACATTCTGCGTGCAGAAAATCGTCACATGATGAATCTGCTTCAACCGCCGATTGAACTTATGCAGCAGTTCCAGCCTCAGGAACGCACTGCCGCAATTTTGGTCGACTGCGGTCTGCAGGTCGCTGGTCATTTGCTGACCAGCCCCAATGTGCGAACCGTGGCCGTGATCGATCATCATCAGACGGGTTCCAAACCTGACATTCCATTTGTTGATATTCGCCCGCGGATGGCTGCATCCGCCACCATGACATCAGGTTACCTGCGCGAACAGAAACTTGAACCCGGCGAACGACTGGCAACGGCGTTGCTGTACGCGATTCGAACTGAAACCTGCGGGAATGAATTTCGCCACACGCGCGAAGACCGATCTGTCATCCTGTGGCTCACCCGATTTGCCAACCCGGAATGGCTGGCAGCAATCGAAAGCGCTCCGTTGCCCCGTGGCTACTTCGCAGACCTGGTGCTGGCGCTGCAAAACACGTTTCTGTACGACCAGTCCGCTTTCTGCTTGCTGCCTCGAGCCGAAGGGCAGGAGATCGTGGGTGAAGTGGCGGACCTGCTGATTCGGTGCGAAGGTGTTGAGCAGGTCTTTTGCGGCGCGGCGATCGCCGATGATCTGTTGTGTTCCGTTCGCACAGAAAACGAATTGGATAGCGCGGCTGAATTGGTCCAGGCAACTCTGCACGGACTTGGTTTTGGCGGCGGCCACATTCATCGAGCGGGCGGGAAGGTGAGCAACATCAGCAAACGCAACTTCGCCGGGAAGCTGGAAGACGAACTGCGCGAACGCTGGCTGAAGGCGTGCAAGGTCAATCGCAAACGCGGGACGCGGCTGATTTCACGCAAAGAGATCGTCGGCAGCCTGACCGGGAAAGTTTTGTAA
- a CDS encoding DinB family protein: MKDIPTLLSEYKAGAELLTAKVGSLPDDVVDKVPVPGKWSIRQVVCHIADFEIVAADRMKRILSDDNPTLLDGDPDLFVDALQYGHRQMESELNLISAIRTSVAQILSACDVEVFQRTGVHSTDGPMTLETVLERSVNHIPHHLAFIDEKLAALARLP, from the coding sequence ATGAAGGACATCCCGACTTTATTGAGCGAGTACAAGGCTGGGGCTGAGTTGCTGACTGCAAAGGTAGGTTCACTGCCCGACGACGTGGTGGACAAAGTGCCGGTGCCAGGCAAGTGGTCGATTCGACAGGTGGTCTGTCACATCGCCGACTTCGAAATTGTGGCGGCCGACCGCATGAAGCGGATTCTTTCTGACGACAATCCGACGCTGCTGGATGGCGATCCGGATCTGTTTGTTGATGCGTTGCAGTACGGTCATCGCCAGATGGAAAGCGAATTGAACCTGATCTCCGCGATTCGAACATCGGTGGCTCAGATCCTGTCTGCCTGCGATGTTGAGGTCTTTCAGCGGACCGGCGTGCATTCGACAGACGGCCCGATGACGCTGGAGACTGTGTTGGAACGCAGCGTGAACCATATTCCTCATCATTTGGCGTTCATCGATGAGAAACTCGCGGCGCTCGCGAGGCTGCCGTAG
- a CDS encoding sialidase family protein — protein sequence MSPETLKHKRLLSFCNKLIGQHAARVIVAPQKPESGFWFGGGNMVESPNGDLYVVGRYRNAGDSRTGIASGTRGLELAIFRSTDKGATFEKVVSWDKAALNSPVGDVLSIEGSCLRFTDDGVELYVSTEKIGVPYPEPISSFLKPGAGVWTIDVLCASSIEELPNAAVVPAFSSDCPEHLHVKDPFFWTTSKGDRLGYCSHPFNWSSSNTGVVDLPNGTSKVTTPQHSIFPRGTTWDVAMTRGTSVLKLPRVGLFADQDHHLLFYCGGECLRPIDEHAAAVARPRGYSCEEIGGAAWYTGDEVSSAERLSNLLPLFISPFGTGCSRYVDVLATTDGFYATWQQSQKDLSQPLVMNFIDRAAAEDILSEDVK from the coding sequence ATGTCGCCTGAAACGCTCAAGCACAAACGTCTCCTTAGCTTTTGCAACAAGCTGATCGGCCAACACGCCGCTCGCGTCATTGTCGCACCTCAGAAGCCGGAATCCGGATTTTGGTTCGGTGGCGGAAACATGGTTGAGTCGCCTAACGGAGACTTGTATGTCGTCGGGCGGTATCGCAATGCGGGCGATTCACGCACCGGAATTGCGTCAGGCACACGCGGCCTGGAGCTGGCTATTTTCCGTTCCACCGACAAGGGCGCGACGTTCGAAAAAGTGGTTTCGTGGGACAAGGCCGCATTGAACAGTCCCGTGGGGGACGTGCTTTCGATTGAAGGAAGCTGCCTGCGATTTACGGACGATGGCGTTGAGTTGTACGTATCGACAGAAAAAATCGGCGTGCCTTACCCGGAGCCCATCAGTAGCTTTCTGAAACCCGGTGCTGGGGTCTGGACAATCGACGTCCTCTGCGCTTCATCCATTGAAGAACTTCCAAACGCTGCAGTCGTACCAGCATTTTCCAGCGACTGTCCGGAACATCTGCACGTCAAAGATCCGTTTTTCTGGACGACGTCAAAAGGCGACCGCCTGGGTTATTGCAGCCATCCATTCAATTGGTCCAGTTCCAACACAGGCGTCGTCGATCTTCCCAACGGAACATCGAAGGTCACGACGCCTCAGCATTCCATTTTTCCGCGTGGGACCACGTGGGATGTGGCGATGACTCGCGGCACCAGTGTGCTGAAGTTGCCACGAGTCGGCCTGTTTGCGGATCAGGATCACCACCTGCTGTTCTATTGCGGCGGCGAATGCCTGCGGCCGATTGATGAACACGCGGCAGCGGTTGCTCGACCGCGAGGCTATAGCTGCGAAGAAATCGGGGGTGCCGCGTGGTATACGGGTGACGAAGTTTCGTCTGCTGAACGTTTGTCCAATCTCTTGCCGCTGTTCATTAGCCCATTCGGCACAGGATGCAGCCGTTATGTTGACGTTCTGGCGACTACAGACGGGTTTTATGCGACGTGGCAGCAGTCTCAGAAGGACCTGTCACAGCCCCTGGTGATGAATTTCATTGACCGAGCGGCAGCAGAAGACATTCTTTCCGAAGATGTTAAATAA
- a CDS encoding lactoylglutathione lyase family protein translates to MTYPRSFSHIGISVTDLDRAVDFYTTTLGWYVIMPPTEIVSDDSAIGVMCDDVFGEGWGRFRIAHLATGDKIGVELFEFENAEKPENNFEYWKTGVFHFCVQDPDVEGLAKRIVENGGKQRMPVREYYPGEKPYRMVYCEDPFGNLIEIYSHSYELTYSAGAYGKDPA, encoded by the coding sequence ATGACTTATCCGCGATCGTTTTCCCACATTGGCATTTCTGTCACCGATCTGGACCGCGCTGTCGATTTCTACACGACCACGCTGGGGTGGTACGTCATCATGCCGCCCACGGAAATCGTCTCCGATGATTCTGCGATTGGCGTGATGTGCGACGATGTTTTTGGCGAAGGTTGGGGCCGGTTTCGGATCGCTCATTTGGCGACCGGTGACAAGATCGGCGTTGAGCTCTTCGAATTTGAAAACGCTGAAAAGCCGGAGAACAATTTCGAGTACTGGAAGACGGGCGTCTTTCATTTCTGCGTGCAGGATCCAGACGTCGAAGGTCTCGCTAAACGCATCGTAGAAAACGGCGGGAAACAGAGGATGCCTGTTCGGGAATACTATCCAGGTGAAAAGCCATACCGCATGGTTTACTGCGAAGACCCTTTCGGCAACCTGATCGAAATCTACTCCCACAGCTACGAACTGACGTATTCGGCGGGTGCTTACGGGAAAGACCCTGCGTGA
- a CDS encoding phytanoyl-CoA dioxygenase family protein, with the protein MLTTEQRPQSFTAEDVAAFERDGFLIQRGLVPDSYVRTILEVTRRDAAAHYGDIEYEADVQYPGAPESLDDEGGRTIRRLQQAFSRDPVFSRLVKEPFLLNRLQQLLGPQVVMPLAHHNCIMTKHPRYSSDTGWHRDIRYWSFRDSNLVNAWLALGEETLANGCLRLLPGSHNMDLQREQLDDALFFREDLPQNQSLLNAAVTAELQAGDVVFFHARCFHAATRNHSDATKYSAVFTFRSLDNAPIPGTRSAQLPELLL; encoded by the coding sequence ATGCTAACAACGGAACAACGGCCGCAGAGCTTCACAGCGGAAGACGTCGCGGCGTTTGAACGTGATGGCTTTCTCATTCAGCGTGGACTCGTCCCGGATTCCTACGTCCGCACGATTCTGGAAGTCACTCGGCGAGACGCGGCCGCTCACTACGGCGATATCGAATACGAAGCAGACGTGCAGTATCCCGGCGCACCTGAATCTTTGGACGATGAAGGTGGGCGCACCATTCGGCGACTGCAGCAGGCATTCAGTCGTGACCCGGTGTTTTCGCGGCTGGTGAAGGAACCTTTCCTGCTAAATCGGCTACAGCAATTGCTGGGGCCGCAGGTGGTGATGCCGCTGGCTCATCACAATTGCATCATGACCAAGCATCCGCGTTACAGCAGCGACACCGGTTGGCATCGTGATATCCGCTACTGGTCGTTCCGTGATTCCAATCTTGTGAACGCATGGTTGGCGCTGGGCGAGGAGACATTGGCGAACGGCTGTCTGAGATTGCTGCCCGGAAGTCACAACATGGATCTGCAACGCGAACAATTGGATGACGCGTTGTTCTTTCGCGAAGATCTGCCACAAAACCAATCGCTGCTGAACGCCGCCGTGACGGCCGAACTGCAGGCAGGCGACGTTGTGTTCTTTCACGCTCGATGCTTTCACGCGGCAACTCGCAACCATTCAGACGCCACAAAGTATTCGGCCGTGTTTACGTTTCGGTCGCTGGACAACGCTCCGATTCCCGGCACTCGATCGGCTCAATTGCCCGAACTGCTCTTGTGA
- a CDS encoding Dabb family protein, producing MIDYWGKADQPKLDKELKHAVFFRFKDDASEEDIQKVEEGFAALPSKIDTIKAFEWGKNNSPETHAAGFTHAFMVSFDSEEGRAVYLPHPAHEAFVEILKPILDAPRVMDFHVQR from the coding sequence GTGATCGACTACTGGGGCAAAGCTGATCAGCCAAAGCTGGACAAGGAGTTGAAGCACGCCGTCTTCTTCCGTTTTAAAGACGATGCTTCAGAAGAGGATATCCAGAAAGTAGAGGAAGGGTTCGCCGCGTTGCCTTCGAAAATCGACACGATCAAAGCTTTCGAATGGGGCAAGAACAACAGCCCGGAAACGCATGCCGCCGGCTTCACACACGCATTTATGGTCAGCTTTGATTCTGAAGAAGGGCGAGCCGTCTACCTGCCTCACCCGGCACACGAAGCATTCGTTGAGATCCTAAAGCCGATCCTCGACGCACCGCGAGTGATGGATTTTCACGTCCAAAGATAA